The Faecalibacterium sp. I3-3-33 DNA window GAGGACTTTTTGATGATCCCGGAATACCTGCTGTGGAAGCTCTGCGGCGTAAAGGCGCGGGAGTACACCAACGCCACCTCCACCGGGCTTGTGAACGCCCAGACCAAGGAGTACGACCCGGAAATTTTGCAGGCTCTGGGCTTGCCGGAGGCGATGTTCCCCAAGCTCACCGCTCCCGGCACGGTGCTGGGTCCCCTGCTACCCGACATCGCCGCCGAGGTGGGCGGGCAGACCAAGGTGGTGCTGTGCGCCACCCACGACACCGCCAGTGCCGTGGAGGGCATTCCCATGGAACAGGGGGATGCGCCGTTCCTCTCCTCCGGCACATGGAGTTTGCTGGGGGTCAAGCTGGCAACGCCCATCACCAGCCCGGAAAGCCGCCGTGCAAACTTTACCAATGAGGGCGGCGTGGGGTACATCCGCTACCTGAAAAACATCATGGGACTGTGGATCATCCAGTGCTTGCAAAAGCAGTTGGGCATCTCCTTTGCCCAGATGGTGGAGCTGGCCAAAACCAGCACCTACACCCGCATTTTTGATGTGAACGCTGCCCGCTTCTCTGCCCCGCAGGATATGCGCGCAGAGATCAGAGCCGCCCTTGCCGAGACCGGCGATGCTCCTGCCACGGATGCCGACCTCATCAACAGCGTCTATCATTCACTGGCGTACTGCTACGGGGAAGCATTCCGGGAGCTGGAAGCCCTCACCGGGCAGCACTGGGATAAGCTGTACATCGCAGGCGGCGGCGCCAAGAACGCCACCCTGAACGAGCTGACCGCCCACTATACCGGGAAACAGGTGGTGGCGCTGCCCATTGAGGCCACCGCCATCGGCAATTTGAAGATTCAGATGAGCATTCCTGAAGGAGGAACTTTATGAGCTACGCAGAAGCAAAAGCCCGCTACGCCGCCATTGGTGTGGACACCGATGCCGCTATTGCCCGGTTAAAGACCGTGCCCATCTCCCTGCACTGCTGGCAGGGAGATGACGTCCGTGGCTTTGATACCGACCCCACCAAGCCCCTGACCGGCGGCATCCAGACCACCGGCAACTACCCCGGCCGTGCCCGCACCCCGGAGGAGCTGATGGCCGACATGGACAAGGTGCTGTCCCTCTGCCCCGGCACCAAAAAGATCAACCTCCATGCCTCCTACGCCATTTTTGACGAGGAGAACCCGTGGGTAGACCGGGACAAACTGGAGCCCAAGCACTTCAAAAAATGGGTGGATTTCTGCAAGGCAAGAGGGCTGGGCGCAGACTTCAACCCCACCTTTTTCTCCCACCCCAAGTGCGATCCTCTGACCCTTGCCAGCCCCAACGAGGAGACTCGGAAATTCTGGGTAGAACATGGCAAGGCCTGCATCCGCATCAGCCAGTATCTGGCGGAGGAACTGGGGCAGCCCTGCACCATGAACATCTGGACAGGCGACGGCTTCAAGGACGTACCGGCGGACCGCAAAGGTCCCCGGGACCGCTATAAGGCAAGCATCGACGAGATCCTGAGCGAACCTTACGACTTCAAGCTGGTAAAGCCCTGCATCGAGAGCAAGGTGTTCGGCATCGGTGTGGAGGCCTACACCGTGGGCAGCGCTGAGTTTGCCCTGAGCTATGCCGCCTTCAACCGGGAAAAGTGCATTCCCCTGATGGATAACGGTCACTACCACCCCACCGAGGTGGTCAGCGATAAGATCCCTGCCCTGCTTGCCTTCTTCCCGGAGATCGCGCTCCACATTACCCGCCCCATCCGCTGGGACTCCGACCATGTGGTGCTGTTCGACGATGAAACGAAGGAGATCTGCAAGGAGATCGTCCGCTGCGGCGGTCTGGATGGTCGGGTGAACATTGCACTGGATTACTTTGATGCTTCCATCAACCGCATTTCCGCATGGACGGTGGGCTTCCGCAACGTGGAAAAGGCACTG harbors:
- a CDS encoding rhamnulokinase — translated: MHKNYLAIDIGASSGRHIVGWMENGVLRTEEVYRFPNSVRRVDGHLEWDIDSLFVHVKQGIREAFVKYPEIESLSIDTWAVDYVLLKDGQPLYPVYAYRDDRTQAVISEVHSILPFAQLYQRTGIQFQPFNSIYQLYADKTAGRLAQAEDFLMIPEYLLWKLCGVKAREYTNATSTGLVNAQTKEYDPEILQALGLPEAMFPKLTAPGTVLGPLLPDIAAEVGGQTKVVLCATHDTASAVEGIPMEQGDAPFLSSGTWSLLGVKLATPITSPESRRANFTNEGGVGYIRYLKNIMGLWIIQCLQKQLGISFAQMVELAKTSTYTRIFDVNAARFSAPQDMRAEIRAALAETGDAPATDADLINSVYHSLAYCYGEAFRELEALTGQHWDKLYIAGGGAKNATLNELTAHYTGKQVVALPIEATAIGNLKIQMSIPEGGTL
- a CDS encoding L-rhamnose isomerase gives rise to the protein MSYAEAKARYAAIGVDTDAAIARLKTVPISLHCWQGDDVRGFDTDPTKPLTGGIQTTGNYPGRARTPEELMADMDKVLSLCPGTKKINLHASYAIFDEENPWVDRDKLEPKHFKKWVDFCKARGLGADFNPTFFSHPKCDPLTLASPNEETRKFWVEHGKACIRISQYLAEELGQPCTMNIWTGDGFKDVPADRKGPRDRYKASIDEILSEPYDFKLVKPCIESKVFGIGVEAYTVGSAEFALSYAAFNREKCIPLMDNGHYHPTEVVSDKIPALLAFFPEIALHITRPIRWDSDHVVLFDDETKEICKEIVRCGGLDGRVNIALDYFDASINRISAWTVGFRNVEKALLSALCTPHTALKELQDTNQFTELMVRQEELKTLPFGEVWDEYCRRNSVPVDGAWFEEVKKYEQNVLSKRI